A DNA window from Pyrus communis chromosome 3, drPyrComm1.1, whole genome shotgun sequence contains the following coding sequences:
- the LOC137729110 gene encoding uncharacterized protein: MEALISSASPTITSSASSFSVFFPRKSLPSRPFQLPLASKGNENESNPKSDSKEINRLPILSNRHLSLSPLSKDAAMGLVMGAATGRGWTTGSGMEGPPAPAGVQTESSTENVSTFPWSLFTKSPRRRMLVAFTCNICGQRTTRAINPHAYTDGTVFVQCCGCNAFHKLVDNLNLFHEMKCYVSPGFNYKGNGWESVNFKYLEMDDDDGNDDIFPIQ; this comes from the exons ATGGAAGCCTTAATCAGCTCGGCTTCTCCTACAATCACGTCGTCCGCTTCTTCCTTCTCCGTTTTCTTCCCCCGAAAGTCCCTCCCTTCACGGCCCTTTCAGCTCCCGCTCGCCTCCAAAG GAAACGAGAACGAGTCCAATCCGAAATCGGATTCCAAAGAAATCAATCGCCTTCCGATTCTCAGCAATCGCCATCTCTCCCTCTCACCACTCTCCAAG GATGCGGCAATGGGACTGGTAATGGGTGCGGCAACAGGAAGAGGGTGGACTACAGGTTCTGGAATGGAAGGCCCTCCTGCCCCTGCTGGGGTTCAGACAGAGTCAAGCACAGAGAATGTCTCCACTTTTCCCTGGTCTCTCTTTACAAAATCGCCTCGCCGGAGGATGCTTGTGGCTTTTACTTGTAACATTTGTGGGCAGAGGACAACGCGGGCAATTAACCCCCATGCTTACACTGACGGCACCGTCTTTGTGCAG TGTTGTGGATGCAATGCATTTCATAAGCTCGTGGATAATTTGAACCTGTTTCATGAGATGAAGTGCTATGTGAGTCCAGGTTTTAATTACAAAGGTAACGGATGGGAATCTGTTAACTTCAAGTATCTGGAgatggatgatgatgatggtaaTGATGACATATTTCCCATCCAATGA
- the LOC137729109 gene encoding uncharacterized protein isoform X2, which yields MMIGLGTVVMTPLIGNLSDVYGRKSLLTIPMTLSIVPLAILAYSRKTSFFYAYYVLRTVTALVGEGSINCLTLAYVADNVSERERISAFGILAGFTSAAFVCGTLAARFLSTASTFQVAAFASMLSTIYMRIFLKESLPGDDSTLRQPILKGGVPEVVDESDVYSPKTIQVFKKTPSPGDLISLLRSSKILSQAAVVSFFQSLAEGGMQASLMYFLKARFHFNKNQFADLMLIVGISGTISQLLFMPMLATAIGEEKLLAIGLIMGSMNMFLNSISWAVWVPYAATLFSVFGFLVQPSIRSIASKQVGPNDQGKAQGCISGISSFANIVSPLIFSPLTALFLSEEAPFYFPGFSILCIGLATMIAFVQSLMIRASPHKTSNTICVESP from the exons ATG ATGATAGGTTTGGGAACGGTGGTGATGACTCCACTAATTGGGAATTTGTCGGATGTGTATGGGAGGAAGTCTCTTCTCACGATCCCAATGACCCTCTCCATTGTCCCACTAG CGATATTGGCGTATAGCAGGAAGACAAGCTTCTTTTATGCCTACTATGTGCTGAGGACAGTAACTGCCTTGGTAGGTGAAGGCAGCATCAACTGCCTCACCCTTGCTTATGtg GCCGACAATGTTTCAGAGAGAGAACGAATATCTGCATTTGGAATTCTTGCTGGATTTACCTCAGCAGCATTTGTATGTGGAACCTTAGCAGCTCGTTTCCTCTCCACTGCTTCAACATTTCAG GTTGCTGCCTTTGCATCAATGCTTTCAACTATCTACATGAGAATTTTTCTCAAGGAGAGCTTGCCAGGTGATGATAGTACTTTGAGGCAGCCTATTTTGAAAGGAGGAGTACCAGAAGTTGTTGATGAAAGCGATGTCTACTCGCCGAAAACGATACAAGTATTTAAGAAAACTCCATCTCCAGGAGATTTGATTTCCCTACTGAGGAGTAG TAAGATTCTGTCACAAGCAGCAGTTGTTTCCTTCTTTCAGAGCCTGGCAGAGGGTGGCATGCAAGCTTCATTAATG TATTTCTTAAAGGCGCGTTTCCACTTCAACAAGAATCAGTTTGCTGATCTAATGCTGATTGTTGGGATATCAGGGACCATATCACAG CTGCTTTTCATGCCAATGTTGGCAACTGCTATTGGAGAGGAAAAGTTGCTTGCAATTGGGCTCATAATGGGCAGTATGAAT ATGTTTCTTAACAGCATTTCATGGGCAGTTTGG GTTCCTTATGCTGCGActctgttttctgtttttggatttttagtGCAGCCAAGT ATACGCAGCATCGCATCAAAACAAGTTGGACCCAATGATCAG GGAAAGGCTCAAGGATGCATTTCAGGCATAAGCTCCTTTGCCAACATTGTTTCTCCATTAATTTTCAGTCCTCTAACAG CTTTATTCCTGTCTGAAGAAGCACCATTTTATTTCCCTGGCTTCAGTATTCTGTGCATTGGCCTTGCAACG ATGATTGCCTTCGTTCAGAGCCTAATGATAAGGGCTTCTCCTCACAAAACCAGCAACACCATCTGCGTGGAATCTCCCTAG
- the LOC137729109 gene encoding uncharacterized protein isoform X1, which translates to MEMEGIGGLRHLFMTVFLHGFASFMVIPAITDITMLALCPGQDECSLAIYLSGFQQAMIGLGTVVMTPLIGNLSDVYGRKSLLTIPMTLSIVPLAILAYSRKTSFFYAYYVLRTVTALVGEGSINCLTLAYVADNVSERERISAFGILAGFTSAAFVCGTLAARFLSTASTFQVAAFASMLSTIYMRIFLKESLPGDDSTLRQPILKGGVPEVVDESDVYSPKTIQVFKKTPSPGDLISLLRSSKILSQAAVVSFFQSLAEGGMQASLMYFLKARFHFNKNQFADLMLIVGISGTISQLLFMPMLATAIGEEKLLAIGLIMGSMNMFLNSISWAVWVPYAATLFSVFGFLVQPSIRSIASKQVGPNDQGKAQGCISGISSFANIVSPLIFSPLTALFLSEEAPFYFPGFSILCIGLATMIAFVQSLMIRASPHKTSNTICVESP; encoded by the exons atGGAGATGGAGGGCATTGGAGGACTGAGGCATCTGTTTATGACAGTGTTTTTACATGGGTTTGCAAGCTTCATGGTGATTCCAGCCATAACTGATATCACCATGCTGGCTCTTTGCCCTGGTCAAGATGAGTGCTCCCTTGCCATTTACCTCTCTGGTTTTCAACAAGCG ATGATAGGTTTGGGAACGGTGGTGATGACTCCACTAATTGGGAATTTGTCGGATGTGTATGGGAGGAAGTCTCTTCTCACGATCCCAATGACCCTCTCCATTGTCCCACTAG CGATATTGGCGTATAGCAGGAAGACAAGCTTCTTTTATGCCTACTATGTGCTGAGGACAGTAACTGCCTTGGTAGGTGAAGGCAGCATCAACTGCCTCACCCTTGCTTATGtg GCCGACAATGTTTCAGAGAGAGAACGAATATCTGCATTTGGAATTCTTGCTGGATTTACCTCAGCAGCATTTGTATGTGGAACCTTAGCAGCTCGTTTCCTCTCCACTGCTTCAACATTTCAG GTTGCTGCCTTTGCATCAATGCTTTCAACTATCTACATGAGAATTTTTCTCAAGGAGAGCTTGCCAGGTGATGATAGTACTTTGAGGCAGCCTATTTTGAAAGGAGGAGTACCAGAAGTTGTTGATGAAAGCGATGTCTACTCGCCGAAAACGATACAAGTATTTAAGAAAACTCCATCTCCAGGAGATTTGATTTCCCTACTGAGGAGTAG TAAGATTCTGTCACAAGCAGCAGTTGTTTCCTTCTTTCAGAGCCTGGCAGAGGGTGGCATGCAAGCTTCATTAATG TATTTCTTAAAGGCGCGTTTCCACTTCAACAAGAATCAGTTTGCTGATCTAATGCTGATTGTTGGGATATCAGGGACCATATCACAG CTGCTTTTCATGCCAATGTTGGCAACTGCTATTGGAGAGGAAAAGTTGCTTGCAATTGGGCTCATAATGGGCAGTATGAAT ATGTTTCTTAACAGCATTTCATGGGCAGTTTGG GTTCCTTATGCTGCGActctgttttctgtttttggatttttagtGCAGCCAAGT ATACGCAGCATCGCATCAAAACAAGTTGGACCCAATGATCAG GGAAAGGCTCAAGGATGCATTTCAGGCATAAGCTCCTTTGCCAACATTGTTTCTCCATTAATTTTCAGTCCTCTAACAG CTTTATTCCTGTCTGAAGAAGCACCATTTTATTTCCCTGGCTTCAGTATTCTGTGCATTGGCCTTGCAACG ATGATTGCCTTCGTTCAGAGCCTAATGATAAGGGCTTCTCCTCACAAAACCAGCAACACCATCTGCGTGGAATCTCCCTAG